The following coding sequences are from one Humulus lupulus chromosome X, drHumLupu1.1, whole genome shotgun sequence window:
- the LOC133805071 gene encoding uncharacterized protein LOC133805071 produces MAKTHTSLLSLFILFLFTFLLTPTQQQSHGEEEENTLVDDPISRFRNYLRINTAHPSPDYSSAVSYLLSQAISLGLQSRTFEFSPNKPLLLLTWWGSDPSIPSILFNSHLDSVPAEPSKWTHPPFSAVKTPDGRIFARGAQDDKCIGMQYLEAIRNLKVKDFQPTRTVHLSYVPDEEIGGFEGAARFTASQEFRDLNLGFAMDEGQANPGDSFRVFHSDRSPWELVIKAKGTPGHGSRMYDNSAMENLMRSMEIMSRFRESQFDEVKAGRASNSEVISVNPVYLKSGIPSPTGFVMNMQPSEAEAGFDLRMPPTADPDLIKKRIAEEWAPAVRNMTYEIREKGPIRDSHGRPLMTLTNDSNPWWPVFKEAIAAVGGKLSKPEILSSTTDARYLRQLGVPVVGFSPMINTPILLHDHNEFLKDTVYLRGIEVYESIISTLSSFLEASQ; encoded by the exons ATGGCTAAAACTCACACCTCTCTTCTATCTCTCTTTATCCTTTTTCTCTTTACCTTCCTATTGACCCCGACCCAACAACAATCccatggagaagaagaagaaaacacaCTAGTAGACGATCCCATTTCCCGCTTCCGAAACTACCTGCGAATCAACACGGCCCATCCATCCCCAGATTACTCCTCCGCCGTCTCCTACCTCCTTTCCCAGGCCATTTCCCTCGGCCTCCAATCCCGAACCTTCGAGTTCTCCCCCAACAAGCCTCTCCTCCTCCTCACATGGTGGGGCTCCGACCCTTCTATTCCTTCTATCCTCTTCAACTCCCACCTCGACTCCGTCCCCGCCGAGCCCTCTAAATGGACCCACCCACCATTCTCCGCCGTCAAGACCCCAGACGGAAGAATCTTCGCCCGTGGAGCCCAGGACGACAAGTGCATCGGGATGCAGTACCTCGAGGCCATTCGCAATCTCAAGGTCAAGGATTTCCAACCCACTCGAACCGTACACTTGTCGTATGTCCCCGACGAGGAGATCGGAGGGTTTGAGGGCGCGGCCAGGTTCACGGCGTCGCAAGAATTCAGGGATTTGAATTTGGGTTTCGCCATGGACGAAGGTCAGGCCAATCCGGGGGATTCTTTTAGAGTTTTTCACTCGGATAGGTCGCCTTGGGAGTTGGTGATCAAGGCGAAGGGAACGCCAGGGCACGGGTCGAGGATGTACGATAACAGCGCCATGGAAAATTTGATGAGGAGCATGGAGATTATGAGCCGGTTCAGGGAGAGCCAGTTCGATGAGGTCAAAGCCGGTCGAGCTTCCAACTCGGAAGTTATTTCGGTTAATCCTGTTTATTTGAAATCTGGGATCCCTTCTCCGACT GGATTTGTAATGAATATGCAACCTTCAGAGGCAGAAGCTGGGTTTGACCTGAGAATGCCTCCTACAGCAGACCCAGATCTTATAAAGAAAAGAATTGCGGAGGAATGGGCGCCAGCTGTGAGGAACATGACCTACGAG ATTCGTGAGAAAGGGCCTATTAGAGACTCCCACGGTCGCCCATTAATGACATTGACAAATGATTCCAATCCCTGGTGGCCTGTTTTCAAAGAAGCTATTGCTGCAGTTGGAGGGAAACTTTCAAAGCCTGAAATATTGTCTTCAACTACAGATGCCCGATACCTTAGACAGTTGGGAGTTCCTGTTGTTGGATTCTCACCAATGATAAATACTCCCATCTTGCTACATGATCATAATGAG TTCTTGAAAGATACTGTATATCTGAGGGGTATAGAGGTATACGAATCAATAATCAGCACATTGAGTTCTTTCCTGGAAGCATCTCAATAA